The following coding sequences lie in one Phalacrocorax aristotelis chromosome 4, bGulAri2.1, whole genome shotgun sequence genomic window:
- the ASIC5 gene encoding bile acid-sensitive ion channel, with protein sequence MGCLAIVMWQICSRFIYYFSWPTTTTVVVQYVENVKFPAVTFCNLNRFQAHAVSNLKIIFLIWNIVSGVLHKFAMEDKYAQELNDFLLGNQNFSIKEFTRKNGFYLNSSTLLECEFFGKPCYPQDFEHVFTEYGNCFTFNRNDLPARRVSLSGRGLHLLFDVQQEQFTDGPALGYTDAGITFVIHSPEELPRFDGLGLLTSVGMHAQVSIRQLKSIIQEYPWGECKPDIKLQYHKIYSTNGCLQECKARYIQDWCGCLPFILPGNGTECDLLKFYNCVYPAIYDIEIKGLCTIGTHNSTCPAPCEETDYPTTVTYSSFGGEKAIKYFSAKLKKSPEYIRQNLVRIDIKYHDLSYKITQQQKALTISELLVIAYEDFQTKSNTFYIIMVIIMSASWSFLVPSPVIPLKNLHYGQQPSPM encoded by the exons ATGGGCTGTCTTGCTATCGTTATGTGGCAAATCTGCAGTCGCTTCATCTACTACTTCAGCTGGCCAACCACAACTACAGTGGTAGTTCAGTATGTGGAAAACGTCAAATTCCCTGCTGTGACTTTTTGCAACTTGAACAG GTTTCAAGCTCATGCAGTAAGCAacctcaaaataatttttttaatttggaataTTGTGTCTGGAGTTCTCCACAAATTTGCTATGGAAGATAAATATGCTCAAGAGCTAAATGATTTCCTTCTTGGGAACCAGAACTTCAGCATCAAAGAGTTTACAAGGAAAAATGGGTTTTATCTGAACAGCAGCACATTGCTAGAATGTGAGTTTTTTGGAAAGCCATGTTACCCACAg GATTTTGAACACGTTTTCACTGAATACGGGAACTGCTTTACTTTTAATCGCAATGATCTTCCAGCAAGAAGAGTGAGTTTGTCTGGAAGAGGCTTACATTTGCTTTTTGATGTCCAACAG GAACAATTCACTGATGGACCTGCTCTTGGTTATACTGATGCTGGCATAACTTTTGTTATTCATTCCCCTGAAGAGCTTCCACGCTTTGATGGTTTAGGTTTATTAACATCGGTCGGCATGCATGCACAGGTCTCAATCCGCCAGCTGAAG TCAATTATCCAAGAATACCCATGGGGAGAGTGCAAGCCTGATATAAAGCTTCAGTACCACAAGATATATAGTACTAATGGATGTTTGCAGGAATGCAAAGCCCGGTACATACAGGACTGGTGTGGCTGTTTACCATTCATTCTTCCAG gaaatggAACAGAATGTGATTTGCTGAAGTTTTACAATTGTGTTTATCCAGCAATCT ATGATATAGAGATAAAAGGATTATGTACAATAGGAACCCACAATTCCACTTGCCCTGCCCCATGTGAAGAAACGGATTATCCTACCACTGTCACCTATTCAAGctttggaggagaaaaagccataaaatatttttctgcaaaactgaagaaaagcccAGAATACATCAG GCAGAACCTTGTGCGTATTGACATTAAATATCATGATCTGAGCTACAAAATAACACAGCAGCAAAAGGCCTTGACTATATCCGAGTTGCTTG TCATAGCCTATGAGGACttccaaacaaaaagcaatacCTTTTATATTATAATGGTAATAATCATGTCTGCCTCATGGTCATTTTTGGTACCATCTCCTGTCATTCCATTAAAGAATCTGCACTACGGTCAGCAGCCAAGT CCGATGTAG